ATGCGGTCGATGCGCAGGTGCTCGCGGCCGCAGGGGCAAGGCCCGGGCAACACGCGGGTGAGGTCGCGGGTGCGGTAGCGCACGATGGGCATGCCCTCGCGGCACAGGGTGGTGAGCACCAGCTCGCCCACCTGGCCGGGCCGGGCGGGCTCCAGGGTGACGGGATCGATCACCTCGCAGAGGTAGGCGTCCTCCCAGAGGTGCATGCCGTTCTGCTCCCTGCACTCGAAGGCCACGCCGGGGCCGTTCATCTCCGAGAGGCCGTAGGAGTTGAAAGCCTTGAAGCCGAAGATGTCCTCCAGGCGGCGGCGGGTCTCCTCGGAGTAGGGCTCTGCCCCCACCAGGGCGATGCGCAGGCCCAGGGAGCGCGGGTCGAGCCCCTGGCGCGCAAGGTAGTCGGCCAGGTAGAGGGCGTAGGAGGGGATGATGTGCAGGGCCGTGACCTTGAAGTCCTGGATGAGCTTCACCTGGCGCTGGGTGTTGCCCGCGCCCATGGGGATGGCCATGCAGCCCAGCAGTTCCGCGCCGTAGTGCATTCCCAGGCCGCCGGTGAAGAGGCCGTAGCTGGTGGTGTTCTGGAACACGTCGGCGGGGGTCATGCCCACCATGCGCATGCAGCGCGCCACCAGGGAGGACCACCAACGCACGTCGGAGGCCGTGTGGTAGACCACGGTGGGCGTGCCCGTGGTGCCCGACGACACGTGCAGGCGCACCATCTGGTCGGCAGGCACGGTGTTCAGGCCGTCGGGGTAGGATTCGCGCAGGTCCTGCTTGGTGGTGAAGGGCAGGCGGCGCAGGTCGTCCAGGCTCTTGATGTCCTCGGGCGCGACGCCGTGCTCCCTGAACTTGCGGGCGTAGAGCCGGGAGCGGGCGGCGCGCTCGCAGGTGGTGCGCAGCCGGGAAAGCTGAAGGCGGGAGATGTCGTCGCGGGCGAGGAATTCGG
This sequence is a window from Fundidesulfovibrio magnetotacticus. Protein-coding genes within it:
- a CDS encoding phenylacetate--CoA ligase family protein; translation: MRYDPAEFLARDDISRLQLSRLRTTCERAARSRLYARKFREHGVAPEDIKSLDDLRRLPFTTKQDLRESYPDGLNTVPADQMVRLHVSSGTTGTPTVVYHTASDVRWWSSLVARCMRMVGMTPADVFQNTTSYGLFTGGLGMHYGAELLGCMAIPMGAGNTQRQVKLIQDFKVTALHIIPSYALYLADYLARQGLDPRSLGLRIALVGAEPYSEETRRRLEDIFGFKAFNSYGLSEMNGPGVAFECREQNGMHLWEDAYLCEVIDPVTLEPARPGQVGELVLTTLCREGMPIVRYRTRDLTRVLPGPCPCGREHLRIDRITGRSDDLIIIKGVNIYPIQIEQVLMSLPEVGQNYLIELTREGHIDQIRVKAEVREEFFVEDMRALAALRERIAHRLRDEILVTPKVDLVEPNSLPKSEGKAVRVVDLRGKE